A genomic window from Alkalihalobacillus sp. AL-G includes:
- a CDS encoding HIT family protein has translation MFDCPFCNPEKDPDQKIVFENEHCYFLQHPRHQDVLEGSGVIVPKNHQQDAFALTTDEWEATQELLQEAKEYIDRTYKPDGYTLGWNVGEVSNQFIFHAHFHIIPRYNDEPYAGKGVRFWLKSEENKRPDKVRSGQ, from the coding sequence ATGTTTGATTGTCCATTTTGCAATCCGGAGAAAGACCCAGACCAGAAAATCGTGTTTGAAAATGAACATTGTTACTTTTTACAGCATCCCCGTCATCAGGATGTCTTAGAAGGCTCTGGGGTAATCGTACCGAAAAATCATCAGCAGGATGCTTTCGCACTTACAACTGATGAATGGGAAGCTACTCAGGAGTTACTTCAAGAAGCGAAGGAATACATCGATCGAACTTATAAACCTGATGGATATACGCTTGGCTGGAATGTCGGGGAAGTGTCCAATCAATTCATATTCCACGCACACTTTCATATCATTCCAAGATACAATGATGAGCCTTATGCAGGAAAAGGCGTACGCTTTTGGCTGAAAAGCGAGGAGAATAAACGTCCTGATAAAGTAAGGAGCGGTCAATGA
- a CDS encoding class I SAM-dependent methyltransferase, producing the protein MNREEKLRIYQQQANQPFSGWDFRYISDTGRVASEPLPWSYASIVLPCIQNSTTMLDMGTGGGEFLSMLQPLPSNTFATEGYAPNVPIAKERLEPIGVQVFELEDDDTLPFQNEQFDLIIDKHEAYSVKELHRILKKGGRFMTQQVGGTDQLGINTALGEKNTIGYDHWNLEYARKELETAGFTIEIAKKAFPYSRFYDIGALIYYLKAIPWQIPDFSVGLHFERLVELEKEIVQKGYLQFKEDRFIIMAVKY; encoded by the coding sequence ATGAATCGGGAAGAAAAGTTGAGGATTTATCAACAGCAAGCAAATCAGCCTTTTTCAGGCTGGGATTTCCGATATATATCCGATACAGGAAGAGTTGCATCAGAACCGCTGCCATGGAGTTATGCGAGTATTGTTTTACCGTGCATACAAAATTCCACCACGATGCTTGATATGGGAACAGGTGGCGGGGAGTTTCTGTCCATGTTGCAGCCATTACCTAGCAATACCTTTGCGACTGAAGGGTATGCGCCGAATGTCCCAATTGCAAAAGAGCGACTCGAACCAATAGGCGTTCAGGTTTTTGAATTAGAGGATGACGACACACTCCCATTTCAAAATGAACAGTTTGATCTAATTATTGACAAACATGAAGCCTACTCAGTAAAAGAGCTCCACCGTATATTGAAAAAAGGTGGTCGTTTCATGACACAGCAAGTTGGCGGAACGGATCAGCTTGGCATCAATACAGCTCTAGGTGAAAAGAACACAATAGGGTACGATCACTGGAATCTGGAATACGCCAGAAAAGAACTTGAAACAGCAGGATTCACGATTGAAATTGCGAAAAAAGCCTTTCCATATTCGCGTTTCTATGATATTGGTGCACTTATCTATTATTTAAAAGCAATACCGTGGCAAATTCCTGATTTTTCAGTAGGATTACATTTTGAAAGACTTGTTGAATTGGAAAAGGAAATTGTTCAAAAAGGATATCTACAGTTTAAGGAAGACCGCTTCATCATTATGGCGGTTAAATATTAA
- a CDS encoding M3 family oligoendopeptidase has translation MKFNDFAYDRPDMKDFEMDFLSVLKQFEDAESYEEQSQALQGIVKLRNEFDSMMSICHIRHTIDTNDEFYRTEKDFFDEQSPVYEGLTSKFYHELVNSKFRDQLEKEWGPQLFTIAELTLKTFSDEIIDDLKKENKLTTEYSKLIASAKIDFEGEERTLTQLTPFIQSQDRSLRKRASDAKYRFYVQHEKKLDEIYDQLVKVRTHIAETLGYTNFIELGYARLTRSDYDADMVANFRRQVKEYIVPVAQRLYTRQKKRIGLDSLTYYDEPFSFKSGNPTPKGNPDWIIQNGKKMYSELSRETSEFFSFMLDNNLMDLVSKPGKRSGGYCTYIPEYQAPYIFSNFVGTSHDIDVLTHEAGHAFQVYSSRHFTVPEYSFPTYEAAEIHSMSMEFFTWPWMELFFQEDTEKYKFNHLGSAIKFIPYGVAVDEFQHFVYEHPAATPAERKAAWRKIEREYLPHRNYQENDYLERGGFWHQQGHIFRTPFYYIDYTLAQICALQFWKKASEDRSAAWENYLILCKQGGSKSFTALMEVAKINSPFEDGCIESIINDIEEWLDSVNDQKL, from the coding sequence TTGAAGTTTAATGATTTTGCTTATGATCGTCCAGATATGAAAGACTTTGAAATGGATTTTTTGTCCGTATTAAAACAATTTGAAGATGCTGAAAGCTATGAAGAACAGAGTCAAGCATTACAGGGAATCGTTAAACTGAGAAATGAATTCGATTCGATGATGAGCATTTGCCATATTCGACATACGATCGATACGAATGATGAATTTTATCGAACAGAAAAGGATTTTTTTGACGAGCAGTCTCCTGTGTATGAGGGACTTACCTCAAAGTTTTATCATGAATTGGTCAATTCAAAGTTTCGTGACCAGTTGGAAAAAGAATGGGGTCCGCAGTTATTTACAATTGCAGAACTGACTTTAAAGACATTCTCAGATGAAATTATTGATGATTTGAAAAAAGAAAATAAACTTACAACCGAATATTCCAAACTAATAGCCTCGGCAAAAATTGATTTTGAAGGTGAGGAACGAACACTTACCCAGCTCACTCCGTTCATCCAATCTCAGGACCGCTCTTTGCGAAAAAGAGCAAGTGATGCGAAGTACCGATTTTATGTTCAACATGAGAAAAAACTGGATGAAATTTATGATCAGCTCGTCAAAGTCCGTACACATATCGCAGAAACATTGGGATATACGAATTTTATCGAACTGGGTTATGCACGGTTAACACGGTCGGATTATGATGCTGACATGGTGGCTAACTTCCGAAGACAGGTGAAAGAATATATCGTTCCTGTTGCACAGCGGCTTTATACTCGGCAAAAAAAACGAATCGGTTTGGATTCCTTGACTTATTATGATGAACCGTTTAGTTTTAAATCGGGTAATCCCACACCAAAAGGGAACCCGGATTGGATTATACAAAACGGTAAAAAGATGTATTCTGAGTTGTCACGAGAAACAAGCGAGTTTTTCAGCTTTATGCTGGATAATAATCTTATGGATTTAGTCAGTAAACCGGGAAAAAGATCTGGCGGGTATTGTACATACATCCCTGAATACCAGGCGCCTTATATTTTTTCGAATTTCGTAGGTACCTCACATGATATCGATGTACTGACACACGAGGCAGGGCATGCTTTCCAAGTGTACTCAAGTCGACATTTCACAGTACCTGAATATAGTTTTCCTACCTATGAGGCTGCTGAAATACATTCGATGAGTATGGAATTTTTCACATGGCCTTGGATGGAGCTGTTTTTTCAAGAAGACACTGAAAAATATAAGTTTAATCATTTAGGAAGTGCGATTAAATTCATACCATATGGAGTAGCTGTGGATGAATTTCAGCATTTCGTCTATGAACATCCCGCTGCAACACCTGCTGAGCGGAAGGCTGCATGGCGAAAAATTGAACGTGAGTATCTGCCTCATCGAAACTATCAGGAAAATGATTACCTCGAGCGCGGTGGTTTCTGGCATCAACAGGGTCATATTTTCAGAACGCCTTTCTATTACATCGATTATACGCTTGCTCAAATTTGCGCACTGCAATTTTGGAAAAAGGCGAGTGAGGATCGTTCGGCCGCATGGGAAAATTATTTAATCCTCTGTAAGCAAGGCGGAAGCAAATCGTTTACAGCACTTATGGAGGTTGCCAAGATAAATTCCCCATTTGAGGATGGCTGTATCGAATCAATCATAAATGACATTGAGGAATGGCTTGATAGCGTGAATGATCAAAAGCTATAA
- the deoD gene encoding purine-nucleoside phosphorylase, which translates to MSIHIGANENEIAETILLPGDPLRAKYIAENFLEDVSCYNEVRGMLGFTGTYKGERISVQGTGMGVPSISIYVHELIESYGVKNLIRVGTCGAFQKDVKVRDVILAMASSTDSSANQHRFNGVDFAPTASFDLLYRAFETAKERGVPVKVGNVFTSDTFYNDTMDLAKQLADYQVLAVEMETTALYTLAAKFGVDALTVLTVSDHVFTGETTSSEERQETFNEMIEIALDAAIKK; encoded by the coding sequence ATGAGCATTCATATTGGAGCAAATGAGAATGAGATTGCAGAAACGATTCTTCTACCGGGAGATCCGCTACGGGCGAAATATATTGCTGAAAATTTTTTAGAGGATGTTTCTTGTTATAATGAGGTTCGTGGAATGCTAGGATTTACAGGAACCTATAAAGGGGAGCGAATCTCCGTACAAGGGACCGGAATGGGTGTTCCTTCGATTTCCATTTATGTACATGAACTAATCGAAAGCTATGGTGTGAAAAACTTGATCCGTGTCGGAACATGTGGTGCGTTCCAAAAAGACGTTAAGGTTCGAGATGTCATTTTGGCGATGGCATCATCCACAGACTCATCAGCGAACCAGCACCGTTTTAACGGAGTTGATTTCGCCCCAACCGCAAGCTTCGACCTGCTCTATCGTGCATTTGAGACAGCAAAAGAGCGTGGTGTACCAGTAAAGGTTGGAAATGTCTTCACGAGTGATACGTTTTACAATGATACGATGGACCTTGCTAAACAGCTAGCTGATTATCAGGTTCTAGCTGTAGAAATGGAAACGACAGCACTTTACACACTAGCAGCTAAGTTTGGAGTGGATGCACTTACCGTCTTGACTGTAAGTGACCACGTCTTTACTGGAGAAACGACATCCTCTGAAGAACGTCAAGAAACGTTCAATGAAATGATTGAAATAGCACTGGATGCAGCAATCAAAAAATAA
- a CDS encoding ABC transporter ATP-binding protein, which translates to MEVIQLKNIKKKYGNTEVIKDTSLTIQKGEIFGLLGPSGSGKTTLIKMISGIESPSEGAIYLFKEKMPSHDLIRKIGYMAQSDGLYLDLTGLENLVFFASINGLRGNQKKNKIKEVLDLINLTGHENKLIRNYSGGMKRRLSLAVSLLHDPGVLLLDEPTVGIDPVLRQSIWDELRQLKSKGTTVLVTTHVMDEAEKCDRLAMMRNGEIIAIGSPDELKESTGSSSIEEAFLEYGGVKNEG; encoded by the coding sequence ATGGAAGTCATTCAACTAAAAAACATTAAAAAAAAGTATGGTAACACTGAGGTTATTAAAGACACGTCTTTAACAATTCAAAAAGGAGAGATTTTTGGTTTGCTGGGACCATCGGGTTCTGGAAAAACCACACTCATCAAAATGATCTCCGGTATTGAATCTCCAAGTGAAGGTGCGATTTACTTATTTAAGGAAAAAATGCCCTCTCATGATTTGATACGTAAAATCGGCTATATGGCTCAATCGGATGGACTTTATCTAGATCTGACTGGTTTGGAAAATCTAGTTTTTTTCGCTTCGATAAACGGCTTAAGAGGGAACCAAAAAAAGAATAAAATCAAAGAGGTTCTTGACTTAATCAATTTAACTGGCCATGAAAACAAGCTTATAAGGAATTATTCTGGAGGAATGAAGAGAAGATTATCACTTGCGGTGTCACTTTTACATGATCCTGGGGTTCTGCTTTTGGATGAACCGACCGTCGGAATTGATCCTGTTTTACGTCAATCCATCTGGGATGAACTTCGTCAGTTAAAATCAAAAGGGACAACGGTGCTCGTCACGACGCATGTAATGGATGAGGCAGAAAAGTGTGATCGGCTCGCGATGATGCGCAATGGGGAAATCATTGCAATCGGGTCACCTGATGAATTAAAAGAAAGTACGGGTTCGTCTTCGATCGAAGAAGCTTTCTTAGAGTATGGAGGTGTTAAGAATGAGGGTTAG
- a CDS encoding ABC transporter permease translates to MRVSALIIRIMKQFVHDKRTLAMMLVAPLLILTIVSLVFNGKEVSLNIGIGEVPAAIQSDFKENDDITIEEVGQNHIEERFKNGSLDAWLSFGNDQPTIILEGSDPKKNRQVLAVVQRVSQPSLKRNSLKPEITYFYGSDDMSSFDNFGPVLIGFFAFFFVFLISGVSFLRERTGGTLERLMASPLKRWEIVVGYLLGFGFFTLIQSTLIVIYSIYVLDLLMLGDFVWVLIITLLCAFTALSLGTLLSAFAQNELQMIQFIPIIIVPQVFFSGLFDIETISDLVSWIGPLTPLYYAAEALRDVMIRGLGWEYIVLEIAVLVGFSLVFIVMNIVALRKYRSF, encoded by the coding sequence ATGAGGGTTAGTGCACTGATCATCAGAATAATGAAGCAGTTTGTGCATGATAAACGAACTCTTGCGATGATGCTTGTTGCTCCATTACTGATCTTGACAATCGTTTCTCTCGTATTCAATGGGAAGGAAGTAAGTCTTAACATTGGTATCGGTGAAGTACCTGCTGCAATTCAATCCGACTTTAAAGAAAACGATGACATAACAATTGAGGAAGTTGGCCAAAATCATATCGAAGAAAGATTTAAAAACGGAAGCTTAGATGCATGGCTAAGCTTTGGGAATGACCAGCCGACAATTATTTTGGAAGGAAGCGATCCAAAAAAGAACCGTCAAGTATTAGCCGTAGTACAAAGAGTCTCTCAACCGAGTTTGAAACGTAACTCTTTAAAACCGGAAATAACCTACTTTTACGGTTCTGACGATATGTCTAGTTTTGATAACTTCGGTCCAGTGCTGATCGGATTTTTTGCTTTCTTTTTTGTGTTTTTAATTTCAGGTGTATCCTTTTTAAGGGAAAGGACAGGGGGTACGTTAGAGAGATTGATGGCGAGCCCTTTGAAAAGGTGGGAAATCGTTGTTGGCTACCTTCTAGGGTTTGGTTTCTTTACACTCATACAATCTACTTTAATCGTCATCTACTCTATCTATGTGCTTGACCTGCTTATGCTAGGGGATTTTGTTTGGGTGTTGATCATCACGCTCCTTTGCGCATTCACTGCACTTTCATTGGGAACGTTGCTATCAGCTTTTGCTCAAAACGAATTACAGATGATTCAATTCATTCCAATTATCATCGTACCTCAAGTCTTTTTTTCAGGATTGTTTGATATTGAGACGATCTCGGACTTGGTAAGCTGGATCGGTCCGCTTACGCCGCTTTACTATGCGGCAGAAGCTTTACGTGATGTAATGATACGAGGACTTGGGTGGGAATACATTGTGTTGGAGATTGCTGTATTAGTCGGTTTTTCTCTCGTATTTATTGTTATGAATATCGTTGCATTACGTAAATATCGTAGTTTTTAG
- a CDS encoding TetR/AcrR family transcriptional regulator, whose translation MNFDEWVGEFFQVLDEEKMTPKQKQILLAAVEVFAEKGYAGTSTSEIAKKAGVAEGTIFRHYKTKKELLLSIVAPVVAKLVAPFVIENIRKVIDQDFPSYEDFLRALIKNRIEFLRSHFRVIKIFMQEIPFHDELKEQFQHYVAENVLVRFQSIVSHFQDRGELIDLPAISIIRHTASVIGGLLIARFLIVPDAEWEEEQVIEETIQMLLYGIKAKEKYSRC comes from the coding sequence ATGAATTTTGATGAGTGGGTTGGGGAGTTTTTCCAAGTACTTGATGAAGAGAAAATGACCCCGAAACAAAAGCAAATATTACTTGCTGCGGTAGAAGTGTTTGCAGAAAAAGGCTATGCAGGGACCTCTACTTCAGAAATTGCGAAAAAAGCAGGTGTAGCAGAAGGGACGATCTTCCGACATTACAAAACGAAAAAGGAGTTGCTTTTATCCATTGTTGCTCCGGTGGTTGCAAAGCTGGTCGCTCCGTTCGTAATTGAAAACATTCGAAAAGTGATCGATCAGGATTTCCCATCGTATGAAGATTTTTTACGGGCATTAATTAAAAATCGTATCGAATTTCTGCGAAGTCATTTTAGGGTGATAAAAATTTTCATGCAGGAGATCCCATTTCACGACGAGCTGAAGGAGCAGTTTCAGCATTATGTTGCCGAGAATGTATTAGTAAGATTTCAATCGATTGTAAGTCATTTTCAAGATAGGGGGGAACTCATTGACCTGCCAGCCATATCAATCATTAGACACACAGCTTCTGTTATCGGAGGGTTATTGATCGCGCGATTTCTCATTGTTCCTGATGCCGAGTGGGAGGAAGAACAGGTGATCGAAGAGACGATTCAAATGTTGCTATATGGGATTAAAGCTAAGGAAAAGTATTCGCGGTGCTGA
- a CDS encoding metal-sensing transcriptional repressor, with amino-acid sequence MPEHDSPIIPRSDNEKIKLQNRLKRIEGQVRGLQKMVDENRYCMDILVQISAINSALKQVGFSLMERHTKTCVKHSLESGNGDDYVEELMDIIKQFSKS; translated from the coding sequence ATGCCTGAACATGATTCGCCGATCATACCACGTTCAGATAATGAAAAAATTAAGCTGCAAAACCGGTTGAAGCGTATTGAAGGTCAAGTTCGAGGTCTGCAAAAGATGGTTGATGAAAATCGTTATTGCATGGATATCCTCGTTCAGATTTCTGCAATTAATTCAGCGTTGAAGCAAGTAGGTTTTTCATTAATGGAGCGACATACGAAAACATGTGTGAAACACTCTTTAGAATCAGGTAATGGTGACGATTATGTAGAAGAACTGATGGATATTATCAAGCAGTTTTCAAAATCCTAA
- a CDS encoding heavy metal translocating P-type ATPase gives MNDTLEQNKNQKEHTIPITGMTCAACSNRIEKVLNKMDGVEANVNLTTEKAKVAVDPEKVNTKDIIERIEKLGYGVPTEKVELDIHGMTCAACSARIEKVVGNMEGISNASVNLTTEAGVIEYNPGLVSVQQILDRISKLGYSAEPLQERNTKEAAKDKELKKKQRTLLLSILLSLPLLYTMVGHLPFNLGLPVPHTLMNPWVQLLFATPVQFYIGGPFYKSAFRALLNKSANMDVLVALGTSAAYFYSFAEAIRSWLNPGYEPNLYFETSAILITLILVGKYFEYMAKGRTTLAIKSLLNLQAKEAIVIRDGDETKIPIDQVEVGDHVIVKPGDKIPIDGKVLKGKSSVDESMITGESIPIEKQPDDLVIGSTINKNGVLTIEAEKVGKDTALAGIIRIVEEAQGSKAPIQRLADVISGVFVPIVVVISIVVFFAWYMFAVPGDLAAALEASIAVLVIACPCALGLATPTSIMVGTGKGAEQGILFKGGEYLEGTHKIEAILLDKTGTITKGKPEVTDWIPITDEKNLLSFVIAAEKASEHPLAEAIVNYGVEQQADSFIADDFEAIPGHGIKAIVNEKQVLVGTRKLMNLEQVDFLEYEDKMAALEQDGKTAMLISLDEKLAGIIAVADTVKESSKSAIQSLQDLGIEVYMITGDNKRTAQAIADQTGIDGVFAEVLPEEKADKVKELQEKGKRVMMVGDGINDAPALALADIGVAIGTGTDVAIETADITLVGGDLMNLPKAIRLSRKTMTNIKQNLFWALFYNSAGIPIAAVGLLAPWVAGAAMAFSSVSVVSNSLRLKRVKI, from the coding sequence ATGAATGATACATTAGAGCAAAACAAAAACCAGAAAGAACACACAATACCCATAACAGGTATGACGTGCGCTGCCTGCTCCAACCGTATAGAGAAAGTACTAAATAAAATGGACGGGGTGGAGGCGAATGTCAACCTCACAACTGAAAAAGCGAAAGTGGCTGTTGACCCAGAGAAAGTGAATACTAAGGATATCATTGAACGGATCGAAAAGCTTGGATATGGTGTACCGACCGAAAAGGTTGAACTCGATATCCATGGTATGACCTGTGCTGCGTGTTCTGCACGAATAGAAAAGGTCGTAGGGAACATGGAAGGTATATCAAATGCATCCGTTAACCTAACAACAGAAGCCGGAGTCATTGAATATAATCCTGGTCTAGTTTCAGTACAACAAATACTTGACCGTATAAGTAAGCTAGGTTATTCAGCCGAACCACTGCAAGAACGGAATACGAAGGAAGCTGCAAAGGATAAGGAATTAAAGAAAAAGCAACGAACCTTACTCCTATCGATTTTGTTATCGCTGCCATTACTCTACACAATGGTCGGGCACTTACCTTTTAACCTTGGTCTCCCTGTTCCGCACACTCTGATGAATCCGTGGGTGCAGTTGTTATTCGCTACTCCAGTTCAATTTTATATCGGGGGTCCTTTTTACAAGAGTGCATTCAGAGCCTTGTTGAATAAGAGTGCCAACATGGATGTCCTTGTTGCCCTAGGAACCTCGGCCGCCTACTTTTATAGCTTTGCAGAGGCGATTCGATCGTGGTTGAATCCCGGGTATGAACCGAATCTATACTTTGAAACAAGTGCGATCCTGATCACTCTGATTCTCGTCGGAAAATATTTTGAATACATGGCAAAAGGTCGGACTACGCTTGCTATCAAATCATTGCTTAACCTACAAGCTAAGGAAGCTATTGTTATCCGAGACGGGGATGAAACGAAAATTCCAATTGATCAAGTAGAAGTAGGGGATCACGTCATAGTAAAACCAGGTGATAAAATCCCTATTGATGGAAAGGTTTTGAAAGGAAAGTCCTCAGTGGATGAATCGATGATAACAGGTGAGTCGATTCCGATTGAAAAGCAACCTGATGACCTTGTAATTGGTTCGACCATCAACAAAAACGGTGTACTCACAATTGAGGCAGAGAAGGTTGGGAAAGATACGGCACTTGCTGGAATTATCCGTATCGTTGAGGAGGCGCAAGGATCAAAGGCACCTATACAACGATTAGCAGATGTCATTTCAGGCGTATTTGTTCCGATTGTTGTTGTCATCAGCATTGTCGTATTTTTTGCTTGGTATATGTTTGCTGTGCCCGGTGACTTGGCTGCTGCACTTGAAGCCTCGATAGCCGTCCTTGTCATTGCTTGTCCATGCGCATTAGGTCTTGCCACTCCGACTTCAATCATGGTTGGAACAGGAAAAGGTGCCGAACAAGGGATTTTATTTAAAGGCGGGGAATATTTAGAAGGCACACATAAAATCGAAGCGATCTTACTCGATAAAACGGGCACGATTACGAAAGGGAAACCTGAAGTGACAGATTGGATTCCGATTACAGATGAAAAGAATTTACTATCGTTTGTTATTGCCGCCGAGAAAGCATCGGAACACCCTTTGGCTGAAGCAATTGTAAATTACGGGGTCGAGCAACAAGCTGATTCGTTTATCGCTGATGATTTTGAGGCAATACCTGGCCATGGTATAAAAGCTATTGTAAATGAAAAACAAGTACTGGTCGGTACAAGGAAATTGATGAACCTTGAACAAGTAGACTTTTTAGAATATGAGGATAAAATGGCAGCACTTGAGCAAGATGGCAAAACGGCGATGCTTATCAGCTTGGATGAAAAGCTTGCGGGTATTATTGCTGTAGCAGATACAGTCAAAGAATCTTCTAAATCAGCAATTCAATCACTACAAGATTTAGGTATCGAAGTTTATATGATTACGGGTGACAACAAGCGGACCGCACAGGCCATAGCAGATCAGACAGGGATTGACGGCGTTTTTGCTGAAGTGCTTCCAGAGGAAAAAGCTGATAAGGTTAAAGAGCTTCAAGAAAAAGGGAAGCGTGTAATGATGGTCGGTGATGGTATTAATGATGCACCTGCACTAGCACTTGCAGATATTGGTGTAGCGATCGGAACTGGAACAGACGTAGCAATCGAAACAGCAGATATCACTCTTGTCGGAGGCGACTTAATGAACCTGCCAAAAGCAATTCGATTAAGCCGCAAGACAATGACAAACATCAAGCAGAACTTATTTTGGGCACTATTTTACAATTCAGCCGGGATTCCGATTGCAGCCGTAGGGTTATTAGCGCCATGGGTCGCTGGAGCCGCAATGGCATTCAGTTCAGTTTCAGTTGTTAGTAACTCTCTTCGGTTGAAGCGAGTGAAAATATAG
- the copZ gene encoding copper chaperone CopZ translates to MEKTLNVKGMTCGHCKQSVTNALQELNGVDQVEVNLDEGTAKVSYEDSKVTVAQMREAVEGQGYDVV, encoded by the coding sequence ATGGAAAAAACATTGAATGTAAAAGGTATGACGTGTGGTCATTGCAAACAGTCTGTGACAAACGCATTACAGGAATTAAATGGAGTTGACCAGGTTGAAGTGAATCTAGATGAAGGAACGGCAAAGGTATCTTATGAGGATAGTAAAGTAACTGTAGCTCAAATGAGAGAAGCGGTAGAAGGTCAAGGTTATGATGTTGTGTAA
- a CDS encoding IS3 family transposase (programmed frameshift) codes for MSKKCFTKKEIELLSKNPYVKSVTSKAITYTDEFKQLFIVQKERGKFSREIFEEYGFDTEIIGTRRIKCSAERWGKAYRKNGALGLQDARRGQSGRPRKRELSNEEKYARLEAENNLLKAENELLKKIKFAERGLKKKELILSADQKFVLIRYIIEKYKLKNMITYLCKSAGVSRQGYYNYFSAKQVKRRREKEKKDEVVRDVILKAFHFKNRKKGARQIKMILAGQFNIVYNLKRIGRVMNKYGIVCPIRRANPYKRIMKATQEHKVVSNQLNREFKQEVPYKVLLTDITYLYFGKGERAYLSTIIDASTNEVLAHNVSDRITLDIAMDTLKKLKKNRKVKLAKGAYIHSDQGSHYTSPVYQKLVKKHRLGQSMSRRGNCWDNAPQESFFGHFKDLAEIKSCKTLKDLKREVKTAIKYYNSYRYQWNMKKMTPVQYRDHLLNAA; via the exons ATGAGTAAAAAATGCTTCACAAAAAAAGAGATCGAACTATTATCAAAAAATCCTTATGTTAAGTCCGTTACTTCAAAAGCCATCACCTATACTGATGAATTCAAGCAGCTGTTTATTGTTCAAAAGGAACGTGGGAAATTCTCTAGAGAGATTTTTGAAGAGTACGGGTTTGATACAGAGATTATTGGAACTAGACGTATTAAATGTTCTGCTGAAAGGTGGGGGAAAGCCTATCGTAAAAATGGAGCACTGGGACTTCAGGATGCAAGAAGAGGACAATCAGGAAGACCAAGGAAAAGAGAACTTTCCAATGAAGAAAAATATGCAAGGTTAGAGGCGGAAAATAATTTATTGAAAGCAGAGAACGAATTGCTAAAAAAGATAAAGTTCGCCGAAAGGGGGCTAAAGAAAA AAGAACTGATCTTATCAGCTGATCAGAAGTTCGTCCTCATTCGATACATCATTGAGAAATATAAGTTAAAAAACATGATCACTTACCTTTGTAAATCTGCAGGCGTATCTCGTCAAGGCTACTATAACTATTTTTCAGCGAAACAAGTAAAGCGAAGAAGGGAAAAAGAGAAAAAGGATGAAGTTGTCCGGGATGTTATTCTCAAAGCCTTTCACTTTAAGAACCGTAAAAAAGGAGCCCGCCAAATTAAAATGATACTGGCAGGTCAATTTAATATTGTCTATAACCTTAAAAGAATCGGGAGAGTCATGAACAAGTATGGCATTGTATGTCCTATCCGGAGAGCGAATCCTTACAAGCGTATTATGAAAGCCACCCAGGAGCACAAAGTCGTTTCGAACCAGCTTAACAGAGAGTTCAAACAGGAAGTACCTTATAAGGTGCTGCTTACAGACATCACATATCTCTACTTCGGGAAAGGGGAAAGGGCTTATTTATCAACCATTATAGATGCCTCTACCAATGAAGTATTGGCCCATAATGTTTCGGATCGAATTACGCTCGACATCGCTATGGACACGCTTAAGAAGTTAAAGAAGAATAGGAAGGTTAAACTGGCTAAAGGAGCCTACATCCATTCTGATCAAGGGAGTCATTATACCAGCCCTGTATATCAAAAGTTGGTGAAGAAACATCGACTGGGCCAGTCCATGTCCAGAAGGGGGAATTGTTGGGACAACGCCCCACAGGAATCCTTTTTTGGTCATTTCAAAGATTTAGCTGAAATAAAATCCTGTAAAACACTGAAAGATCTTAAACGGGAAGTAAAAACTGCCATTAAATACTACAACTCCTATAGATACCAATGGAATATGAAAAAGATGACCCCCGTTCAATACAGAGATCATCTTCTTAACGCAGCCTAG
- a CDS encoding DUF2188 domain-containing protein, with product MSRMIVTVKRGKRWANILDGNYRSSSTHFTQEEAIDVARQRAQQKGYEHVIYRKDGTIREVNKYLPLTVQR from the coding sequence ATGTCTAGAATGATTGTTACCGTAAAACGTGGGAAAAGGTGGGCCAATATTTTAGACGGAAATTACCGTTCATCCAGTACACACTTTACTCAGGAAGAGGCAATTGATGTCGCACGTCAAAGGGCTCAGCAAAAAGGGTACGAGCACGTGATCTATCGAAAGGATGGAACAATTCGCGAGGTCAATAAGTATTTGCCGCTGACGGTTCAGAGATAG